The genome window TAACTGCATACTGTACGGTGTTCGCAACGCTTTGGCAATTGTTACAAATTAAAATGGTTGCAATTTTAAATAAACTTGTTGACTTTTCAAAGACAATGTTCGttagaaaataatattattatatcgtGTTCCAAGGTAGACtaccctgtagtccacttgcccattgtgcatactctggatattgtatttaagcttaaaactctgatttaattaatgtgtgcacaattgatagattttcacatctgatcttttcagtcaccctactccctctctttgttagcttcccaagtagactactgactttgccttgcggttaagatttttaacacgggactctatggagagttaggccaatttcttggccatgatgtaatgcatctttaaatggatctgccttgtgattggtcgcccatatctcgctatggtttaaatcttctgggcccgcgccattaccattaactacaccgtacacaactgtctgtggtatttgcggcgcttttgtgttgacgcgaaagttaatctctcatcaaacatctagcgcgtacttgtggttaatggactgataaacaagtatgcttgacagtgtgtttttagagagcaaagtccagggggtaaagttctgcttacaaatcaaagtccatagtcgaatgttcggggttcgctatcaataaactggtagattctaaaatcagaattgttcagtattaaagtgagccattataattatgcaagataatgttgcattcaattacttttattgtcactaatcatctgatatttttaactctttatgaccattttactattgaatactttaattttaataaacatcagtataattttgagttcaacgaaatgggttcatcatgactaataataacatattttaaataaaatttgactatggcatagtctagttccAAGGTGGAATGGCGTGTGACAGGTCTCAGTATTATTGCTTTTCTCAATTAAATCTTCGATTTGAGCCTTTATTCACACGCAATTAAACCCTAGCCGTATAGAGTTAACATCTTGCGCTAGATTTACTGTAACGTTAAATTCTCGTAAACTTTATGCAAAGTACTGCCATGACAAATACACCTTTTTCGTATCATATACACTAGGCCTACCTCCATTATAAACTCCGCTAAAATGCCCAAATTCGGAGTAAGTTTATTCTGCCTTTTTAATACAATGAAATTCATTGTAAAGATTATTATTGTCATACCATTACAATTAATGATAATAAGGGTGATCATCATTAGAATCAGTTAACAAGACAGATTCAGTATCCGGAGAAGGTGCAGTAGTTGCAATAAAAGCAGCATCTGACGTACgtgtattatatataaactagCACTAATGAGGACAATGACTAATTTTGATATGCTTTGGGTAGATAATTATCATACAGATGACGACTTGACGATGCAGTTAAATAGCAGTTAAATAGACATCAAATAGATTTAAATGTTAGCTACAGGTGTCATACGTTTAAAGAAAAAAGTAAACGAAGCTGTGAGTGTGGGGACAATAATTGCGTTGTGCAAGGTAATGTAATAAATTAGATCCATGGGTGCATCATTTAATCATAATTATACTAGTGCTTCTAAATTATACACCGAAAAATCGCACATAATTTAGAGGTATCACTAAAGAAAATAACTTAGCTAGCAAAACCATATGACAAgttactgaatagattcatcaggtttgaagataaataaatatataatttcttctaaacaaaaccaaatttactcactagtttgacggtttcgcttttcatggtcgaaaagcatcatcagaatattgattgttgatcacttcttccggttggacgattcctgaccacagagggtgtagaactgtcactcagtagaggatcatatacgtgacttagataGTTTTTCCTACGGCGGAAAACATCCCGAGGATTTATGGAACACCCAAGATCCACAAGCCTGGAAATAAAGTCAGACCCATAGTTGACTACACGGGTACCATCGCATATCAGACTTCCTGTGCGTTAGCAGACATTCTGTCACCTTTGGTTGGAGGTACAGAACATCACGTGCAAAACTCAAAACATTTAGCCGAGGGTTTAGCTGAAGTCATGATTGAAGAGGAGGAGATATTTAATTCACATGACGTAGTATCTCTGTTTACGAACACCCCAATTGAGCAATCCTTACAAGTTATAAAATCGCGCTTGGAGAATGACACTACGCTGAAAGAAAGAACCCTACTCTCGGTTGACGAAGTGTTGGAGTTACTACAGTTTGTACTCACTACCACATATTTCCTTTTCCGCGGCACTATTTATAAACAACGATTTGGTGCTGCGATGGGTAGTCCCGTATCCCCGGTTGTAGCCAATCTCTACATggagtttttagaacaaaaggcCATAGCATCTGCCCCTCTCACATGTAAGCCACGGTTGTGGAAGAGATACGTGGACGATATATTGGAAATAGTGCAAAAAGATCAAGTAGACAATCTTACTGACCACCTTAATCAGATTGACTCCACTGAGAACATCAAATTTACCTATGAGAAAGAGCACGAGGGTACCATACCATTTTTGGACACATTAATTGTTCGTAAGCCAGATGGGTCAGTGAAGT of Amphiura filiformis chromosome 14, Afil_fr2py, whole genome shotgun sequence contains these proteins:
- the LOC140169390 gene encoding uncharacterized protein; its protein translation is MIEEEEIFNSHDVVSLFTNTPIEQSLQVIKSRLENDTTLKERTLLSVDEVLELLQFVLTTTYFLFRGTIYKQRFGAAMGSPVSPVVANLYMEFLEQKAIASAPLTCKPRLWKRYVDDILEIVQKDQVDNLTDHLNQIDSTENIKFTYEKEHEGTIPFLDTLIVRKPDGSVKLLVYRKVTHTDQYLNFNSHHPIHQKLGVIRTLFDRMNSIITEDADKKLEETKIKEALGRCGYPNWTFKQVKGKMDKKQAKKP